CGTTCAAAATGAATTAACCATGGTGCCGCAAAATCTGACACCGATTCCCAAGGACAAAGTTGAACAGTTCCAGGCGATGATTGACCAACTGGAAGACGATGACGATGTTCAGGAAGTTTACACAGCCGGCGACTGGCCAGACGACTAAATAATTTATTAGAACATGTTTGAAAAGGCAATGCAGATGCGTTGTCTTTTTTATTTTGCCCAAAAATCGGCAGCAAAAGGAGTTTCCCTGTGAATTGCGAACTCTTTTAGTGTAGGGGGGAAAGGCATGCAATCAGTGAATGAATTGTTGACGGGTGCATTGGCAAAAGGCGCCAGTGATATCTATTATTTGCCGAGTGCAGAGGGGTATCTTGTTCGACTTCGACTACCTACAGGACTGATGACCCTGGCAAGGCGGGAGACGCGCATAGGGCAACAGGAGATTAATTATCTGAAGTTCATGGCGGGGATGAACGTGGCAGAACATCGGCGCGTTCAATTGGGTGCGTTCTATCAAGAAGCGCCGTCTGTCTTTCTGCGACTGAGTTCGGTAGCGGACTATCGCGGCCGTGAATCGTTGGTCGTGCGGTTAATCAACGGCATTCCAGATGCGGACGGCGCCCGACAACTTTTGGATCGGTTGATGAGCATTTTGTTGCAACGACGCGGGATGTTGACGCTGGCCGGGCCAACCGGATCAGGTAAAACAACGCTACTTTATCAATTAGCTACGCGGTTGGCGGAGTCGCGAATGGTGTTGTCGATAGAAGATCCCGTTGAAATCAATCAACCTCAATTTCTTCAGCTTCAGGTGAATCCGGAAGCAGAAATGAGTTACCCACAGTTGCTGAAGGCAGCTTTGCGTCACCGTCCCGATGTCTTATTGATCGGAGAAATTCGTGATCGGCAAACCGCGCAAAGTGCCTGTGAAGCAGCCATTAGCGGTCATATTGTGTTGGCAACGGTTCATGCACGCTCGGCTGGGGACACGCCATTGCGCTTGACGAGTTTCGGCCTATCTGAAGAATTGGTTGCTGCCGCGTTGACTGCCAGTGCGGCAATTACGTTGCGCTATCGTCCGGTTATTCATCCGGTGGCAGAACTGGTTGTTTTTGAACGCTCGTCGCAAAGCCAAGCACAAGAGGTGGTTTCATGAAGGTGCCGTTAATTGCCCAAGAGTATTTTTGTCGCCAGAGTGCTGCGTTAATCACAGCTGGGTTTAGTTTGCCAGATGTTTTTGCTTACCTGCGCGTCAGTTCGCCAAAATACTGGATTGTTTGGGAACGGATTGAAGCGGAACTGGCTAACGGAATTGCCTTTTCAGAAGCGGTCGCGCACCAAGAGCTGGCACTTATCCTTTTTCAACAGTTACAGTTGGCACAGATTCACGGTGATTTGGCTAAGGCGCTAACAGTAGCAGGCGACTATCTTAGCTTACGCGTGCGCAATCGGCAGAAAATGACGCAATTACTTGTTTATCCATGTCTGTTATTGGCCATGTTGATGGTTTTACAGGTTGTCGTTGTGTTTGGCGTACTGCCGGCCTTGTCTTTGCCGAGATCAGAATTAGTCGCGGTTCAGTTAGGCGGTCTTGCTGTGCTGATCGGACTTGGTGTGGTGATTTATTTGGTCTGGCGCCGCTTAACGCCACTTAAGCGACTCTTGGTTCTACAAAAAGTGCCGGGGATGCGGCAGGTTCTGCGAATGTATTATCAGTTTCAATTTACTGCCGGAGCGGCTCAATTTTTGTTGGCGGGGGCTGATATTTCCGATTTTTGTCGGCATTTAGCAACTTTGGAAGGACCACTTGGAAAATTAGGTAGTCGGATTCAGGCGAAAGTTCAACGAGGGCAAGAATTAACCGAGGCACTTCAGGAACCTTTTGTCCCAGATGAAGTGGCGCGTTTATTAACGATGGGACAGTCACGGCATCTGGTGGCGGAAGGCCTCAAGCTATTCGGAGAGCAACTATTTTTTAATTTGCAGCGCCAATTGGAGAAATTAGTTAATTTGATCCAACCGCTTTTGTTTTTGTTAATCGGCGGCGAGATTTTACTGGTTTATTTGCAGATCTTATTGCCACTCTACCAATCATTAGGAGGTGTTTGAACATGCGACGGAAAAAGTTACGGGCGTTCACGCTCATCGAAGTCGTAGCAGCTTTAGGTGTGATTATTTTGTTAACGTTGGCCTTGGTTCTGACGATTCAAGGACAGATGAAACGCGTCGATACGCAAAATTTGAAGGCCACGGTTGCGACCGTCAATACTCAGTTGGAAATGACTTACAACGAGCCTGATCAAGGTGGCGTTGATTTTAGCTCCCCTGATCAATTGGTCAAAAAAGACGTGATTTCGCAGAGCCAGGCCGATGCACTTAAAAAAGGCGGTTATAAACTAACATCCGGTTCACCGCCAAAATTCGCTAAATGAAACGTTTAAGTGGATTTACCATGATCGAGATCGTTGCGGTGATGTTTATTTTGACGGCATTAGCTTTGGTAGCGGTGCCGGTTGGACGAGGGGCCCTGACGCATCGGCAGGAGCGGGAGTTCATGGAAAGGGTCGTTGAGGAGTGGGAAATGCTGAAGATGAAGGCAAGGAGTAATCACGTGGACGGTAATCTTCACGTTGAAGGCTCTGAAAGGCGAGTCAAGTTTACAACAATAAACGGTACAATTAAGATTCTTCAGTTTCCGCCTTCTTTGGAATTTGATGGCGCTGCGACGTTGGTTTGTAATCACAGAGGGAAAATTAAGCAAGGAGGTTCGTTAAATTTTAAGCACAAGGGCAAACTTAGCTGGTTAGTAAGTTTTCAACTGGGATGGGGGCGAGCCGTATTCACCAAAAAATGAGCGGAGTTTTACTAGTCGAACATCTAGCTGCATTGGGAGTGGTTTTAATCGCGGTTAGCTGGCTAACGCTACTACTGCGGACGTATCAAAAGCTTGTCATTCCAACTCGTCAGGAAACAACGGCCTATTATGCGGCTCGGATTGCGTTGGTTCGACTGCCATCACCAGGCGGGAAAACGGAAGTTAAGGTGGGTCCCGATGTTTGGCAAGTTGAGGTGCACGCCAAGTAGGTCATTGTTCATGCTGACAATAAAAACAAGACTTTCTCATTTACGCCTTGAAGCTTTTAGTTTGATTGAGGTCGTTGTCGGATTGGGGTTGATGATGGTGATCCTGTTGCTTTGGCAACCACTCTTAACTGGCATTCAACGGTTTATTCATCAAGATCAATACTTGATTCACGCTTTACGAGCAGAACAGGATCTACAAGCGGACATACGCTCTCATAAAATGAAAGACGTAAAAGTGAAAGAAAGCAGCGTGTTACTCCAAGGACAAAGTGGTGCCGAAACCAAGACATATACCTTCGAATTTTATGCTAAACGTGGAAACGAAGGCATGATTCGTACTAGATCCAATTTTGATGGTCACGTGCCCTTATTTATGCAGATTAAATCCGCAAAGTTTCAAGCGCGCGTTTTAAAATCAAGTTAGCCACTTTTATTACAAATTTGGGACAATAAAAAACATCAAGAACAGATATCCTGTATCATTGAAGTTCCAACACAAACAATGAAAGAGGTATTGTCCTGATGCATGAACAGGATATCACACGTCGTCAACCAGGTCATCATTTGTCTCAAATGGAACGCGGTAGAATTGCAGAACTTTACGCCACCGGCACCTCCAAACGCGAAATTGCTGCCAAAATTGGCGTCTGCCATCAAACCATCAATAATGAGATTGACCGAGGGACTGTCAAGCAGGCTAAGCGCATTAATGGCAAACTAATCTATCATACGGAATATAGTCCTGAAGCTGCTCAGACGCGCTATGAGACCGCACGTCTGAATTGTCATAGGCCGGATAAATTCGCCGCTACAAGCCACTTCCTGGCCTGGTACGTTAATCAGGCCAAGACTGAACACTGGTCGCCTGATGCAGCCGTTGGCGCCGCACGGCGAGCCAAGCTATTCACCCCTGAGGAGATGGTGTGCACAACCACTTTATATCGCTACATCGATGATCAACGCTTAGAAATTCGGAACATCGATCTCGTGGAGAAGGCAAATCGGCGGACCAAGCAACACAAGAGCACTAAGCATAAGCGCCTAGCCGGCCGCAGTATTGAGGAGCGTCCTAAGGCTGTCGAACGCCGCAAGCAGTTCGGACATTGGGAGATGG
Above is a window of Lacticaseibacillus casei DSM 20011 = JCM 1134 = ATCC 393 DNA encoding:
- a CDS encoding ATPase, T2SS/T4P/T4SS family encodes the protein MQSVNELLTGALAKGASDIYYLPSAEGYLVRLRLPTGLMTLARRETRIGQQEINYLKFMAGMNVAEHRRVQLGAFYQEAPSVFLRLSSVADYRGRESLVVRLINGIPDADGARQLLDRLMSILLQRRGMLTLAGPTGSGKTTLLYQLATRLAESRMVLSIEDPVEINQPQFLQLQVNPEAEMSYPQLLKAALRHRPDVLLIGEIRDRQTAQSACEAAISGHIVLATVHARSAGDTPLRLTSFGLSEELVAAALTASAAITLRYRPVIHPVAELVVFERSSQSQAQEVVS
- a CDS encoding type II secretion system F family protein, producing the protein MKVPLIAQEYFCRQSAALITAGFSLPDVFAYLRVSSPKYWIVWERIEAELANGIAFSEAVAHQELALILFQQLQLAQIHGDLAKALTVAGDYLSLRVRNRQKMTQLLVYPCLLLAMLMVLQVVVVFGVLPALSLPRSELVAVQLGGLAVLIGLGVVIYLVWRRLTPLKRLLVLQKVPGMRQVLRMYYQFQFTAGAAQFLLAGADISDFCRHLATLEGPLGKLGSRIQAKVQRGQELTEALQEPFVPDEVARLLTMGQSRHLVAEGLKLFGEQLFFNLQRQLEKLVNLIQPLLFLLIGGEILLVYLQILLPLYQSLGGV
- a CDS encoding type II secretion system protein, whose protein sequence is MRRKKLRAFTLIEVVAALGVIILLTLALVLTIQGQMKRVDTQNLKATVATVNTQLEMTYNEPDQGGVDFSSPDQLVKKDVISQSQADALKKGGYKLTSGSPPKFAK
- a CDS encoding type II secretion system protein, with the protein product MIEIVAVMFILTALALVAVPVGRGALTHRQEREFMERVVEEWEMLKMKARSNHVDGNLHVEGSERRVKFTTINGTIKILQFPPSLEFDGAATLVCNHRGKIKQGGSLNFKHKGKLSWLVSFQLGWGRAVFTKK
- a CDS encoding IS30 family transposase; the protein is MHEQDITRRQPGHHLSQMERGRIAELYATGTSKREIAAKIGVCHQTINNEIDRGTVKQAKRINGKLIYHTEYSPEAAQTRYETARLNCHRPDKFAATSHFLAWYVNQAKTEHWSPDAAVGAARRAKLFTPEEMVCTTTLYRYIDDQRLEIRNIDLVEKANRRTKQHKSTKHKRLAGRSIEERPKAVERRKQFGHWEMDTVVGKRNGRESVILSLIERKTRCQLLRLIDGRDSDSVEFALREIKLEWGDCLRTITADNGPEFSTLDKAFEDTDTDIFYAHSYTSCDRGSNEAHNRMIRRDYPKGESLDDVSPSQVLATQDRLNGLPRRKLDYRGPQECFETEVRRTRRSAQHVS